From the Sulfuriferula nivalis genome, the window GAGGCAGGCACGCCAGTGCCTACACTATGCCGAGAGCACGGCATGAGTTCAGCGACATTTTACAAATGGCGCGCCAAATTTGGCGGCATGGATGCCTCCATGATGGCCAGGCTCAAAGAGCTGGAAGACGAGAACCGTCGGCTTAAAAAGATGTATGCTGAAGAACGCCTCAAAGCCGAAATCGTTTCAGAGGCGCTTGCAAAAAAGTGGTGAAGCCATCTCTGCGCCGCGAGATGGCTGTGTTGGTAGTGCAAACTAGGCAAATCAGCATCAGTACTGCCTGCGCTGCCTTTAATATCAGCGAAACCTGCTATCGCTATCAGGCTAAGCTGTCGTCAGAGAATGCCCTCATCGCCGACTGGCTGATACGTTTGACCACCAACCAACGCAACTGGGGGTTTGGCTTGTGTTATTTTTACCTGCGTAATACCAAACAGTTTCGTTGGAACCACAAGCGGGTTTACAGAATATATCGCGAGCTGGAATTGAACCTACGCATCAAACCCAGACGTCGTCTGGTACGGGAGAAACCAGAGGCGCTTGCCGTACCAACACAAATCAACGAAGTCTGGTCAATGGACTTCATGCACGACCAGTTAGCGGATGGCCGCTGTATCAGGCTATTCAACGTCATTGATGACTTTAATCGTGAAGGTTTGTGTATTGATGTGGATTTCTCGCTGCCGTCAGAACGTGTGATTCGGTCACTGGAACAAATCATCGAATGGCGTGGCGTACCCAAGGTGATTCGATG encodes:
- a CDS encoding IS3 family transposase (programmed frameshift); its protein translation is MKTTRFSDNQIMQILKLAEAGTPVPTLCREHGMSSATFYKWRAKFGGMDASMMARLKELEDENRRLKKMYAEERLKAEIVSEALGKKVVKPSLRREMAVLVVQTRQISISTACAAFNISETCYRYQAKLSSENALIADWLIRLTTNQRNWGFGLCYFYLRNTKQFRWNHKRVYRIYRELELNLRIKPRRRLVREKPEALAVPTQINEVWSMDFMHDQLADGRCIRLFNVIDDFNREGLCIDVDFSLPSERVIRSLEQIIEWRGVPKVIRCDNGPEYISNMTKEWAEQRGIKLDFIQPGNPQQNAYIERYNRTVRYDWLAHYLFDTVEEVQNFATAWLWTYNNERPNTAIGGIPPKHKLAMAA